The following are from one region of the Magallana gigas chromosome 4, xbMagGiga1.1, whole genome shotgun sequence genome:
- the LOC105323667 gene encoding metalloproteinase inhibitor 2-like precursor produces the protein MRQYNFLLFLVLTVLCVRSAHSCMCDFTHPQNNFCSADFVIKATIVKEELKFGDESMGIPFPLQKNYTVQFKKRDIFKGSSLLGSSDTLVIKTSGTPWNCGETFTLNKEYVISGFVSDGEFFTNNCQWNPEYLTLEPHQRRGIRYMYEQGCNCTIHHCRGENCDFPQSLNPDQTCIWPGSYNTNDCYAKYGFCLPDIFGVCYWKQNRMLGGCLQREGGVLP, from the exons ATGAGGCAGTACAACTTCCTTCTATTCCTGGTGTTGACCGTTCTCTGTGTGAGGTCCGCTCACAGCTGTATGTGTGATTTCACCCACCCCCAGAACAATTTCTGCTCAGCTGATTTCG TTATCAAAGCAACAATAGTGAAAGAAGAACTGAAGTTTGGGGACGAGTCAATGGGTATTCCATTCCCACTGCAGAAAAACTACACAGTGCAATTCAAGAAGAGAGACATATTCAAG GGGTCATCTCTGCTGGGTTCTAGCGACACTCTGGTCATCAAGACTTCCGGTACTCCGTGGAACTGTGGGGAAACATTCACTCTCAACAAAGAGTATGTCATTTCAG GTTTTGTCAGTGACGGCGAGTTCTTTACCAATAATTGTCAGTGGAACCCCGAGTACCTGACCCTAGAGCCCCACCAGAGGCGGGGGATCCGGTACATGTACGAACAGGGCTGTAACTGCACG ATTCACCATTGCCGTGGTGAGAACTGCGACTTCCCCCAGTCATTGAATCCGGACCAGACCTGTATATGGCCAGGGTCTTACAACACGAACGACTGCTACGCTAAATACGGGTTCTGTTTACCGGATATTTTCGGAGTCTGCTACTGGAAACAAAACCGGATGTTGGGAGGATGTCTACAGAGGGAAGGAGGGGTTCTACCGTGA